One stretch of Hydrogenovibrio kuenenii DSM 12350 DNA includes these proteins:
- a CDS encoding ABC transporter ATP-binding protein — translation MTNTTHTSPDKHPLDEWITPEIAERNERIEQRPVSLELKELHKSFEHKGNVNKVLDGIDFSVFKREFICVVGPSGCGKSTLARLISGLEQKESGQILVDGQDVVEPGPDRGMVFQGYSLFPWMSVKQNVMFGLTESGMAKSTAETEALQWIDLVGLSKFADAYPHQLSGGMKQRVAIVRALANQPKILLMDEPFAALDPKNRLKMQQYLLEIWRNIDITIFFITHDLDEAIYLADRILVLDANPGRVREVVKVPLPRPREDDTLLSPAFLATKEYLETLVHPPEVEEDTSMEDKLSMVRMVPVNAEVPDIY, via the coding sequence ATGACTAATACGACACACACTTCACCAGACAAGCACCCATTGGATGAATGGATAACGCCGGAAATTGCAGAAAGAAATGAGCGCATTGAGCAGCGCCCCGTTTCGCTTGAGTTGAAAGAGCTGCACAAATCGTTTGAACATAAGGGCAACGTCAATAAAGTTTTGGATGGCATTGATTTTAGTGTTTTTAAGCGTGAATTTATTTGTGTGGTTGGACCATCAGGTTGTGGTAAGTCGACCTTGGCAAGACTGATTTCAGGTTTGGAGCAAAAGGAAAGCGGGCAGATTCTAGTTGATGGTCAAGATGTTGTTGAGCCCGGGCCAGATCGTGGCATGGTGTTTCAGGGCTATTCGTTATTTCCTTGGATGTCGGTAAAACAAAATGTGATGTTTGGTTTAACTGAATCGGGTATGGCGAAAAGCACAGCAGAAACAGAAGCCTTGCAATGGATTGATTTGGTTGGTTTGTCTAAGTTTGCCGATGCTTATCCTCACCAGCTGTCAGGCGGTATGAAACAACGTGTTGCTATCGTGAGAGCGTTGGCAAATCAACCGAAAATTTTGTTGATGGATGAGCCTTTTGCGGCACTAGACCCGAAAAACCGTTTGAAAATGCAGCAGTATTTATTGGAAATATGGCGCAATATCGACATTACCATTTTCTTTATTACGCATGATTTGGATGAAGCGATTTATCTTGCAGACCGTATCTTAGTTTTGGATGCCAATCCTGGGCGTGTTCGAGAAGTGGTGAAGGTGCCTTTACCTAGACCGAGAGAAGACGATACCTTGTTAAGCCCAGCCTTCTTAGCAACCAAAGAATATTTAGAAACGCTTGTGCACCCGCCTGAAGTGGAAGAAGACACTTCAATGGAAGATAAGCTTAGTATGGTGCGCATGGTTCCTGTTAACGCAGAAGTTCCGGATATTTATTGA
- a CDS encoding CopG family ribbon-helix-helix protein yields MAQQPKNTNSLVRTSASLPAKVLEDLDQLVVDRGFQNRSALLAEMIQKEVASYRQNYTNEVMAGTLTLVYDHTISGLQQKLNHLKHQNVAEIISSTQIQLMDQYTLEVNLMQGPAQDLKRIGDEMLSNRGVKTGNLYLTHSALPPIYTRVKDTTQEKSND; encoded by the coding sequence ATGGCACAACAACCTAAAAACACAAACAGCTTAGTAAGGACCAGTGCTTCATTGCCAGCGAAGGTGCTTGAAGATTTAGATCAACTGGTTGTCGATCGGGGTTTTCAGAATCGCTCGGCACTGTTGGCGGAAATGATTCAAAAAGAAGTTGCTTCCTATCGCCAAAACTACACCAACGAGGTTATGGCAGGTACGCTGACTTTGGTTTATGACCACACGATTTCTGGCTTACAGCAAAAATTAAATCACTTGAAGCATCAAAATGTTGCCGAGATTATTTCCTCTACGCAGATCCAGTTAATGGATCAATATACATTAGAGGTGAACTTGATGCAGGGACCTGCACAAGACTTGAAACGTATCGGTGATGAAATGTTATCTAACCGCGGTGTAAAAACCGGAAATTTATATTTAACCCATTCTGCTTTGCCACCCATTTATACCCGGGTGAAAGACACAACACAGGAGAAGTCGAATGACTGA
- a CDS encoding ATP-grasp domain-containing protein has translation MNDFSGERTPLNTFLGLAPFLRLSLEGQDLLPLSQKIFEKLEEHSANADLLMNLSMIMQILGGEELGLDIQKQALLLKRTYRIPPAIQPAKYRLLLFMVPGVVSENTPLDCLLEGEAVELIFYFLDDKEPWFLEDIPEHDIAMVGVCASEQNGPALEALTKKLAGWDKPVLNLPEFIGNTYRTRASELLQDVPGIEIPMTFLVEKPVLTGLVANKDRLADSFEGVRFPIIIRPRDSHAGRDLEKMNDLDALADYLQAVDCDEFFISNFIDYSDEKGNFSKYRVVLIEGDAYICHKAISTHWMIHYVNAGMLEEQDKRDDEAKSMLHFDEFIGRHKDALSAIYEKTGLDYLGIDCAETMDGQLLIFEIDHVMVVHGMDPVDMFAYKLEPIQKIKDAFNQMVDDKITAGS, from the coding sequence ATGAACGATTTTTCAGGTGAACGTACACCTCTTAATACATTTCTTGGGCTAGCGCCGTTTTTACGCTTAAGCTTAGAGGGACAAGACTTACTTCCTCTATCGCAAAAAATATTTGAGAAATTAGAAGAACATTCTGCAAACGCCGATTTGTTGATGAATTTATCGATGATTATGCAGATTCTCGGTGGTGAAGAACTGGGACTAGATATCCAGAAACAGGCGCTTCTTTTAAAACGAACATACCGAATTCCTCCAGCTATTCAACCTGCAAAATACAGGTTGCTATTGTTTATGGTTCCAGGTGTTGTATCCGAGAACACACCTCTTGATTGCTTACTGGAAGGGGAAGCCGTTGAGCTGATTTTCTATTTTCTCGATGATAAAGAACCTTGGTTTTTAGAAGATATTCCCGAACATGATATTGCGATGGTTGGTGTTTGTGCGTCTGAACAGAATGGGCCTGCACTGGAAGCTTTAACAAAAAAGTTAGCGGGATGGGATAAACCAGTTCTCAACCTTCCTGAGTTTATAGGTAATACCTACAGAACCCGTGCCAGTGAATTGTTACAGGATGTTCCTGGTATTGAGATCCCTATGACTTTTCTAGTTGAAAAGCCTGTATTAACAGGTTTGGTCGCTAATAAAGATCGGCTAGCAGATAGTTTTGAAGGCGTAAGGTTCCCTATTATTATTAGACCTCGCGATTCACATGCAGGTCGTGATTTGGAAAAAATGAATGACCTAGATGCTTTGGCGGATTATTTACAGGCTGTGGATTGTGATGAGTTCTTTATCTCCAATTTTATTGACTACAGTGATGAAAAAGGGAACTTTAGTAAATACAGGGTGGTATTGATTGAAGGTGATGCCTATATCTGTCATAAAGCCATTTCTACGCATTGGATGATTCATTATGTGAATGCTGGCATGCTGGAAGAGCAAGATAAGCGTGATGATGAAGCCAAAAGCATGTTGCATTTTGATGAGTTTATTGGTCGTCATAAAGATGCGCTAAGCGCTATTTATGAAAAAACGGGATTGGATTATCTTGGTATTGATTGTGCTGAAACGATGGATGGACAGCTTTTAATATTTGAAATTGATCATGTTATGGTGGTTCACGGTATGGATCCGGTAGATATGTTTGCATATAAATTAGAGCCTATCCAAAAGATTAAAGATGCGTTCAATCAAATGGTGGACGATAAAATAACTGCAGGCTCTTAG
- a CDS encoding Spy/CpxP family protein refolding chaperone: MKTIIKALLLTFTLSSPFTIAQADDHNYPPMGYGGMSMMGGGYSPGMMNGQGMGYGNGYHMRNGYAPGMMGGYGMSMMGGFGMGYGMRGQGMGMINLSDEQMKQMQKIRSDAMKDMQPIMRKMWKARTALWKAMRTDKRDYKMIGKAYDNLSARKKEAFVQRLKMQEKMRKVLTKEQKEELKDAYENMMMGN; the protein is encoded by the coding sequence ATGAAAACAATAATTAAAGCACTCTTACTGACATTCACTTTATCCTCACCTTTTACAATTGCACAGGCTGATGATCACAACTATCCACCGATGGGTTATGGTGGCATGAGCATGATGGGCGGTGGCTACAGCCCAGGCATGATGAATGGTCAAGGCATGGGGTATGGAAATGGCTACCACATGCGCAATGGATATGCTCCAGGAATGATGGGAGGTTACGGTATGAGCATGATGGGTGGCTTTGGCATGGGCTATGGTATGCGAGGTCAAGGCATGGGCATGATCAACCTGAGTGACGAACAAATGAAGCAAATGCAAAAAATTCGTTCTGATGCAATGAAAGACATGCAGCCAATCATGCGCAAAATGTGGAAAGCCAGAACCGCTTTATGGAAAGCGATGCGTACTGACAAACGTGATTATAAAATGATCGGTAAGGCTTACGACAACCTTTCTGCTCGCAAAAAAGAAGCCTTTGTACAGCGATTGAAAATGCAAGAAAAAATGAGAAAAGTCCTTACCAAAGAGCAAAAAGAAGAGCTCAAAGATGCTTATGAAAACATGATGATGGGTAACTAA
- a CDS encoding urea amidolyase associated protein UAAP1 produces MTENNLSKSARLGDLIWRENLPGGAHWSGVIRRGTVLRIMDVEGGANVSMLMNNIEVKNERYNMPDTLKAQKTAFLTTPNMCFSDMGRVMCSIIGDSCGWHDTIGGISNARMVEKKFGVKTYQEAHNDYYKSGFDSLINELEKWGLGVSDIMPNINWFSKVRVEESGAMTFVEGNSKAGDTVDLRFEMDCIVSLATAQHPLDPNTAYDPKPIELSVFKAMPVENDDPCRLHRAENERAYYNTKVYYGENPNG; encoded by the coding sequence ATGACTGAAAACAATCTATCAAAATCTGCCAGGCTGGGTGATTTGATTTGGCGTGAAAACCTACCGGGTGGCGCCCATTGGTCAGGCGTGATTCGCCGTGGCACCGTTTTGAGAATCATGGATGTTGAGGGCGGTGCAAACGTTTCCATGCTGATGAACAACATCGAAGTGAAAAACGAACGCTATAACATGCCGGATACCTTGAAAGCACAGAAAACCGCTTTTCTAACCACTCCGAATATGTGCTTTAGCGATATGGGACGCGTCATGTGTTCCATTATTGGCGATAGCTGCGGTTGGCACGACACCATTGGCGGTATTTCTAATGCACGCATGGTCGAGAAAAAGTTCGGTGTGAAGACTTATCAAGAAGCGCACAATGATTATTACAAAAGCGGGTTTGATAGCTTGATCAACGAGCTGGAAAAATGGGGCTTGGGTGTTAGTGACATCATGCCTAACATTAACTGGTTCAGTAAAGTTCGCGTGGAAGAAAGTGGTGCGATGACCTTTGTGGAAGGCAACTCAAAAGCGGGCGATACGGTCGATTTACGTTTTGAGATGGACTGTATTGTCAGTTTAGCTACGGCTCAACACCCATTGGATCCGAATACAGCGTATGACCCAAAACCGATTGAACTAAGCGTCTTCAAAGCCATGCCAGTAGAGAATGACGACCCATGTCGTTTGCATAGAGCAGAAAACGAGCGCGCTTACTACAACACCAAAGTTTATTATGGAGAAAACCCAAATGGCTAA
- a CDS encoding urea amidolyase associated protein UAAP2: MANVMQTETFDDSRIVYREVVEAGKPWMHEVKAGQFFRIVDLEGNQAVDTLFYNAKDHSERYSAADTIREQGNIYLTTGSVLQSNFINPMLTIVDDTCGRHDTIGGACSAESNTVRYAIEKRHMHSCRDSFLMALNTCDCHADHPMTKGDLASNINFFMNVPVSPDGHLDFDDGISAPGRYVEMQAHMDVLVLVSNCPQLNNPCNGYNPTPVEMVIWE; encoded by the coding sequence ATGGCTAATGTGATGCAGACAGAAACTTTTGACGATAGCCGTATCGTTTACCGAGAAGTGGTTGAGGCAGGTAAACCTTGGATGCACGAAGTAAAAGCGGGGCAGTTTTTCCGTATTGTCGACTTGGAAGGTAACCAAGCAGTAGACACTTTATTCTATAACGCGAAAGACCATTCAGAACGCTATTCAGCAGCGGATACCATTCGTGAACAAGGCAATATTTACTTGACGACTGGTAGTGTGTTGCAATCTAATTTTATTAACCCGATGTTGACGATTGTTGATGATACCTGTGGTCGTCACGATACCATTGGCGGTGCGTGTTCAGCTGAAAGTAACACAGTGCGTTATGCGATTGAGAAACGTCATATGCACTCTTGCCGTGATTCCTTCTTGATGGCGTTGAACACGTGCGATTGCCATGCCGACCATCCGATGACAAAAGGAGATTTGGCGAGCAACATTAATTTCTTTATGAATGTACCGGTATCACCAGACGGGCATTTGGATTTTGATGATGGTATTTCAGCGCCAGGGCGTTATGTCGAAATGCAGGCGCATATGGACGTGCTTGTGTTGGTGTCGAACTGTCCGCAATTGAACAACCCATGTAATGGTTATAACCCGACGCCTGTAGAAATGGTGATTTGGGAATAA
- a CDS encoding ABC transporter permease encodes MAIFPKTWTTPRTELDKKSKLWLTFASFAIPLLLWSLVSYVPFIWHPQIQVTHPGDVSYFRVGTLVNKDVFNREVEKRLAIKNENPVKIPQGIPANPVYLPAPDQVAKAMYTAFTTPPKRYNEPWLHESLWHSIQIIFWGFFWSMVFGVPLGILAGTYHSASRLIEPFTEFFRYLPAPAFGALAVAILGIYDAPKIAIIFIGTFFQMVLIVATTTRKLNMALVEAALTLGCKGGSLIRRVILPGVLPDLFRDMRILLGWAWTYLIVAELIGTSSGITFFITQQARYKNFDNVFAAILMISIFGIVTDMILAKLGKRLFPWNNSN; translated from the coding sequence ATGGCAATCTTCCCTAAGACTTGGACAACACCTAGAACAGAGCTTGATAAAAAATCTAAACTTTGGCTGACTTTTGCGAGTTTTGCCATTCCGCTTTTGCTTTGGAGTTTAGTCAGCTATGTTCCTTTTATATGGCACCCTCAAATTCAAGTAACGCATCCTGGTGATGTAAGTTATTTCCGAGTTGGCACTTTAGTCAATAAGGATGTTTTTAATCGTGAAGTTGAAAAACGTTTGGCGATTAAGAATGAAAACCCTGTAAAAATTCCACAAGGCATACCAGCCAACCCTGTTTACTTGCCCGCTCCAGATCAGGTTGCTAAGGCAATGTATACGGCATTTACCACGCCGCCTAAGCGCTATAACGAACCTTGGTTGCACGAAAGTCTTTGGCACTCAATTCAAATTATTTTCTGGGGATTTTTCTGGTCGATGGTGTTTGGCGTGCCGCTTGGTATTTTGGCGGGAACCTATCATTCTGCATCACGATTAATTGAACCCTTTACCGAGTTTTTCCGTTATTTGCCAGCACCTGCGTTTGGAGCGCTAGCAGTTGCAATTTTGGGTATTTATGACGCACCGAAAATTGCCATTATCTTTATAGGTACTTTCTTTCAAATGGTGCTGATTGTTGCTACCACGACGCGTAAGTTGAATATGGCTTTAGTAGAAGCAGCATTAACGCTGGGCTGTAAAGGTGGTTCGTTGATTCGTCGAGTCATCTTGCCGGGTGTCTTGCCTGATTTGTTCCGTGACATGCGTATTCTGCTAGGTTGGGCATGGACGTATCTGATCGTTGCGGAATTGATTGGAACCAGCTCGGGGATTACCTTTTTTATCACGCAACAAGCACGCTATAAGAACTTTGACAATGTGTTCGCGGCGATATTGATGATCAGTATTTTTGGTATTGTGACCGACATGATCTTAGCAAAACTTGGTAAACGTTTGTTCCCTTGGAATAATTCAAATTAA
- a CDS encoding Rrf2 family transcriptional regulator, which yields MQLTKYTDYALRVLMFLAIQEDRTEKIQIQTIADKFGIPKNHLIKVVHRLGQEGFISTVKGKGGGIFLCRAPSTITVGQVVRRLEMTLNPVNCDEPMCCIKEVCLLKPVLNEAMEAFLTTLDNYSLSDITRNDRPLSNLLHTGGTENFFK from the coding sequence ATGCAGTTAACAAAATATACTGATTACGCTTTGCGGGTGCTGATGTTTTTGGCGATTCAAGAAGATAGAACTGAGAAAATACAGATTCAAACCATTGCAGATAAGTTTGGTATTCCCAAAAATCATTTAATTAAGGTTGTGCACCGATTGGGTCAGGAGGGTTTTATCAGCACGGTAAAAGGAAAGGGAGGCGGCATTTTCTTGTGTCGGGCACCTTCGACGATTACGGTAGGGCAGGTGGTCCGCCGTTTGGAAATGACTTTAAACCCTGTTAACTGTGATGAACCCATGTGTTGTATTAAGGAGGTTTGTTTGCTTAAACCAGTGTTAAATGAAGCGATGGAAGCTTTTTTAACGACTCTGGATAACTATAGTCTGTCGGATATTACCCGCAATGATCGGCCGTTATCGAACCTGTTGCATACAGGAGGCACGGAGAACTTTTTTAAGTAA
- a CDS encoding phosphoserine transaminase, producing MKNLNELNFSAGPGALPQSVLDQVQQSIIALPETGMSVLGMSHRSAWFLSVLEEAEANVRELLGIDDEFHVLFLQGGATQQFSMIPITLLRGSGLEAEYLQTGYWGQKAVAEAKKEGKVKVLWSGEDAGYHRLPDDEELTFSKDAAYFHYVSNETVEGLQFHRVLGHDSVPRVCDMSSDFLSRPIEANRFSIIYAHAQKNIGPAGVTVVLIKKSVLDSAREQGNLPSFLDYRNQVSAHSNYNTPPVFAIYVTLLVTRWIKDEVGGLKNMEAINRKKAELLYQAIDGSDGFYTGWARQEDRSLMNVAFNLATQELEQSFLQAAGEAGFSGLDGHRSLGGVRASIYNGLTISAAEQLVDFMSSFQQAHR from the coding sequence ATGAAAAACTTGAATGAATTAAACTTCTCCGCGGGTCCTGGTGCTTTACCTCAAAGCGTTCTTGATCAAGTTCAACAGTCCATTATTGCATTACCAGAAACCGGCATGTCTGTTTTAGGGATGAGTCACCGTTCAGCTTGGTTTCTTTCAGTTCTAGAAGAAGCTGAGGCGAATGTTCGTGAGCTATTGGGTATTGATGACGAGTTTCATGTGCTCTTTTTACAAGGGGGCGCAACTCAGCAGTTCTCAATGATTCCAATCACTTTGTTGCGAGGTTCAGGGCTGGAAGCGGAATATCTGCAAACAGGTTACTGGGGACAAAAGGCCGTTGCAGAAGCGAAAAAAGAAGGGAAAGTAAAGGTGCTATGGTCGGGAGAAGATGCAGGCTATCATCGTTTGCCGGATGATGAAGAGCTTACTTTTTCTAAGGATGCGGCTTATTTTCATTATGTTTCAAACGAAACGGTTGAAGGTCTACAGTTTCACAGAGTTTTAGGTCATGACAGTGTTCCGAGAGTTTGTGATATGTCATCTGACTTCTTGTCACGGCCTATTGAAGCGAATCGTTTTTCAATTATCTATGCACATGCCCAGAAAAACATTGGACCTGCAGGTGTGACGGTTGTTCTTATTAAAAAATCTGTTTTGGATAGTGCAAGAGAACAGGGCAATTTGCCATCATTTCTAGATTATAGAAACCAAGTTTCTGCACATTCTAATTACAACACGCCACCCGTATTCGCTATCTATGTCACGCTTTTAGTAACCCGTTGGATTAAAGATGAAGTCGGTGGCTTGAAAAACATGGAAGCAATCAATCGTAAAAAAGCAGAATTGTTGTACCAGGCCATTGATGGTAGTGACGGGTTTTATACCGGCTGGGCGCGACAAGAAGATCGCTCCTTGATGAACGTGGCGTTTAATTTAGCTACGCAGGAGTTAGAGCAAAGCTTTTTGCAGGCCGCAGGCGAAGCCGGTTTTTCAGGTTTAGATGGACACCGTTCTTTAGGTGGCGTCAGGGCTTCTATCTATAATGGTTTAACGATATCTGCAGCAGAACAGTTAGTAGACTTTATGTCATCCTTTCAGCAGGCACACCGTTAA